The window GAGAGCAATCCTAAGAATAAGATGACtatgaaaaacttaaaagaatttaaagtaattacctataccaacaaggtgcaTCTTCCTTTTCAGCGGCTTAGttataaaaactttataattaatCGCATTTTGCTCGAAAAAATTCTATgttgagtgaagacaaaaacGTGCTGGAATGACTCATGTTAGAAGCAAAGAGTAAGTAACCTGACCATGTCATAGGAGACCGGGAAATGGGAAATGATCCTTATCCAAATTGAATACGATTACGATGAcgattattattgttattattattattattggattGGGATAGGGATAGGGAGGAAGAATGTGAGTTTTTATTAAGGGATAAGGATTTGAATATGGGGAATGAATTTGTTTGTAATAATTGGCAAGTTGTGAGGGGTAGATGGGAATTCACATGATTTTTGGCCGCCTTTTATCCATACGACTCCATTCATTCAACTTCAAACCAACTTGAATTTACATTTGTgccctttattttatttataatattatatttaccCACCTACCCAACACAaatcaccttttttttttttttaatcttaataatataataattaaaacattttcgtatgtatatatttatttatttgaattttatttttttctccaaccattttttaaaaataaaattttaaatttacgaAAATGATGAATATGCAATCTTCGTGACTATTGATTCGGTGGATCTTCTGACTCTTAATCGGGTTGCCTTCCCAAGTCTCGTTGGTGTTGTTTATAGGTCTTGTTGTACATTGAGATGACCATCTCTAGTCTCCCTGCAGGTGAGGAATCCGCTCCTGAGTCGTCGCTCTGCTGCGTTTAGTCTGACCTCTAGACACGTTTGGAAAGTAGAGAGTGTGACAACGTACATGCTTCCCTTTATTTCGTAAGGCCTTTTCATCAGTTATAGAGTTTAGTGGatcgagtaaaaaaaaaaaaaaaaatttgaaggagtCTGTGCTTCCTCGATTGAAGTAAGTACAAATGGTAtggttcaaatttttctacGAACATACTTAATCCTTTTTAAAAAGCTTGATTTTCTCGAAACTATTAGAGTTACTATGGATCTTCCGACTCCCAATCGGGTTTCCTTCTCAAGTCTCGTTGGTGTTGTCTGTAGGTCTTGTTGTGCCTTGAGATGACCATCTCCAGCCTCCCGGCCCGCTTTCGAGTCGTCACTTTGCTGCGTCTAGCCCAACCTCTAAGCACGTTTGGAAAGCAGGGAGTGTGACGACGTACACGTTTTCCTTTACTCCATAGAGCCTTCTCATCAGTTTGGTGGAtcgagaattttttttttaaaaagtccGTGCTTCCTTCATTGAAGTAAGTACAAATGGTTTGATTCGAATTTTGTACTGACAGACTTAATCCTTTTAAAAAGAGCTTGATTTTCTCGAGTCAagagattatattatatttgatcgcattattttatttattaaataagttcgggttgaaaaataatattccaaaaaaataaaaataaagaaattatgaaaaacaCAACATTTTCTTGCATGTTCTCACGTGTAAGAAACCAATTATCAACACttttagataataataataataataataataataataataataataataataatagtaataataataaatctaaaaataagaattagtCAACGCTTTACTTTTTCAAAGcaacaaaaatttacaaacaCCTAGTCTTCACACTGTTGACAGCTGTAAATTGTCTCACCGATTTTtaggaaatatttaaatatatgtttttggttttttattattttaaatgatcaTGCtcttcttattaaaaaaaaaaattattattattaattttttattactcGGAGTCGATGAGAATTAAATTTGTAGCTTGAACACGAATTAACAAGGACCCGAGCCTTTTTGGACCGTTCGTAAGAACAAGCTTAGGCTAATAGTCTCGTGAGCCAATTATTAAGGTTTGGGTTAAGTATTAAGATCAAATggaatgaaattcttgatcGTATTAGTTAACGAAGTTTTAGATGGCTAATGATTGAtgtaatgaaaatgattttgtagAAAAAATTACACGTGTGCTCGAGTACCTAACCATTAAGGTTGTTAAAATGGGTAATCCAGGTCACATTACGAGGTAgctttaatattaataaaaccgAGTTTATGGAAAAGTTACACGTTGTGTATTCAGGTAATTAACCACTATGGTCACCAAAATGAGTGATCCAAGTCTAATCCAGGTCACCTTACAGGGTGAGTCTTAGTTTTAGTGAAAATGATCTTGTGAAAAAATTAACGGTGTTaactattttcaatttttaagtAATGATTTTGATCAGTACGTGTACAAAAAATTTAGTCGTTACCGCcataaacaaaatactaacACGCtattgcctttacctaaaaaattttaaaaaccggtaaatattgaaaaggaaCCTTACCTTGGTGGGAGATACACGGCAGAATAAGATATCACAAATCAAAGgatcatatttctttttaaaatgggtcaCTCTGCTCGTGACTTACCTTGGATTAGGATCTTGATCTCCCCGCTAGGgctagaaaataaaacataggTCGACCCCGTACGGTGTCCTCGATTATTCCTTTTGGTAACTTTGatagttaattaattgatCGTAAAACTATCATGAGCTTTATTAATTTGTGTTGAGCCTGTTCGAACTAATTAAcctaattaaattgaaattaatcaAAACGTGATAAACTTCaagttttaaaagaataaaagaataaaataattttattaaaagaatgttGGGCGTTACGAGAAAACTGTATCTCTGGGAAGTTATGCTCACAATAACAACGTGTACACTTTGAGTCCTTCCAGAAAAGAATCATTCAACCCCGAAGAACACACGCCCATTGCAACCCGTGCCCGCCAAAGAAGACCTCTCAACCTCCCGTTCACGTCTCTGGCTCGGTCTTCACATCCAAAACCCTAGTtcgccaaaaaaaaaaaaaaaaagttatcatACAAATCCATTTAAGCATCAAAATCAAGCTTCATAGATCCTACACTCAAGTTTGATaacaaaagtaaagaaaactagaaaagaagagaacagCTGCATGAAATGGGGCACTTAGAAGTTCAAAATTTCCAAAGAATCATCTTCATAGATCgaacataatataatataataacagTACAAAACGAAGGATGAGAGAGAATCAAGAATCTAGCCTTAGCAGGCTAACTATGGGTGGATATTGgtttctttggactttccctctcgagtttcccctcaatatttatgaaacacgtctgctagggagagatttctacacccttaaagaatgcttcgatgccctctccaaccgatatgggatctcacaatccaccctccttcggggggcccaacgtcctcgctggtactcgttctcctctccaaactatgtaggatctcacaatccaccccccttcgtggcccagcgtccttgttggcactcgtttTCCTCTAcaattaatgtgggatctcacaatccaccccctttggggccagcatcttcgctagcacatctcccggtgtccaccccccttcaaggctcaacgccctcgttggcacaccgcccaatgtctggctttgatatcatttgtaacagctcaagcccaccgctagtagatattatcctctttgggctttccctttcgggcttcccctcaaggtttttaaaacgcgtctgctagggagaggtttccacacccttataaagaatgcttcaatcccctctccaaccgatgtgggatctcacatagaCCCTGCTGTGAACAAAAAGTTCCTACACAGAAGGTTGCAAGGTGTTAcaatcatgcttgtccaaggcatgttACCCATAGTTGCATGCCCGTTGCATCCCAAAACCCTTAAgttatatcattttattgttttcttttaccaCTTTCATGATATATAGTTTCCTTATTGTATTTTCTAAGCATACGACGTTTCGACAAACGTCCCGTAAGAACACGATTGTGACACAAGgcataaaaagaaagatacgTGCTTACCGATTGATCCGGAAAATTATGAGCAATGCCAATCAGATTAATGATGAACTTGAAGATGGGTTGATGTCAAAAAACTCATTTCCAGATGTAGGGGAAGACTCAAATGTTAGCGTTGTGGAAGTTTGTGTCTGGCCTGCCTTCGGGGTTTGGCTCTGTTGCTCCTTACGCATATCTCTCATTGCCTTGAACCTCAAATCTTCATTATAAGAACTTGGTTCTAGAACCAGGTCTGGAATTTCCAATCGTCCTTCGAGCATGTTCACCACTTCCGACATCGAAGGCCTTATCGATGGTGAAGCATGCGTACAGAGAAGGGCAATTTTCACCATGTTTCTCGCTTCATACCAGTTGATTTCCGACTTCAACTTCTCATCAACCAGCTCGACGAGGTTCCCAGATTGTTGCAAGTGACAGGCCTGAGATTTAAGTTCACTGTAAGTATCAGCAATTTTAAGGTCAGATCAGAAAAGAAAGGGACACGACGAGCAGCGGATTACCCAGTCGAGAAGACAAACACAAGTGTCACTTGGTACGTAGTCATTGTTGCTTCTTCCACTGATAACTTCCAACGCCACGACTCCAAAACTATAAACGTCTGCTTTGTGGGTCAGATAACCCCAGAGAGCATATTCCGGAGCCATATATCCACTGAAACAGAGAGATTTAACATAAACGAGGTTATCATAAACAACGGTTTTATTCTGGAGCATATAATATGTCGGGGTCTCGTTAAATGATATGATTGGAACGTACATGGTCCCGGCCACTCGGGTCGTGATGTGAGTCTTCTCCTCATCGTCATGCTTAGCCAAACCAAAATCAGATATCTTAGGATTCAGTTTGCCATCCAATAGCACATTAGTAGCTTTGATGTCTCTGTGAACAATTTTGAGGCTAGATTCCTCATGGAGATATGCTAAGCCTTTTGCTATACCAATACAGATTCTAAGCCTGCTTGGCCAATCTAAATTAAGACGACTGCACTCTGGAcctataaaacaaaacaacaaagagaaactaaacaaaaaaataacgaTAGGAACAACGAGCCAACGAGCCGGAGCTATATCATGCAAATGATCGACAGAGAAAAGGAATTATTATCTAGTAAAACGACCAACGAGACCCGAACAAGTATTTGAAGTCGAACTGACCAAATAGCGCTCGGGCAAGGCAATTGTTTTCCAAATGTTCATACACCAACAACAGTTGATCCCCTTCAATACAACATCCAAGGAGCTTGACTAGATTCGGGTGTTGCAAATAAGAGATCACTCCTATCTCGTTCAGAAATTCGCGATTCCCTTGCTTTGATTTGGACGAGAGCTGCTTAATTGCTACGACGGTACCATCAGCCAACTGACCCTGCAAATCGACCTTATATAAGCACTTCCCTTCATCAAAATTAGACGACCAGTTAAGTAATAATACCTTATAAACAGGGCCAAAACCGCCTTCTCCGATTTTATTAGAAGAATCGAAATCGTTGGTGGCagcttttatttgtttcaatgTAAAAATTCCAGTTTGTACGTCTATTCCTGCAACATCTGTTCATGGTGGTATAGATGAAATAAGGTAATAATGTTGGATGTCATCATGAGAGATGTTCTAAAATGTTACAGATAGAAACAATTGCAGATAAAAGTTCTAAATTGTGACAGCATGCAATCCGAACGCACCTGTATCGTCTTTACCCTGCCCGAATACTTGAAGGGTGCCTTTCCAATGAAGAAATCCTACTATGATGATTATAGAAAGGCATAATAATCCAACCCTTACGAAGATAGCTACAGTTTTCATTTGACCACTTTCAAAGATTGAACAATATTTAAGATCTGCTCAAAGGATAAAAACACCATTCATTCTCAAGGAAACCATTTGAGGCGAACCGAAAACTACGATATCTAGTTAAAAATGAGCTAAACTGAAGCGGGAGCGGATAAGTATaggttttgaaatgaaatattcaATTCCTAAGCACAGGTTCTACACAAGACAAGATCATAGACATAAGGcatgaagaacaagagagattTATAAATGACTGACCAGAATAAACAGAAATAGCTGATACCAGTGGACCATAAACTCCTCTATCAGGAATTCGTGTTGTTCCTTTTCCAGCCCAATAGAATCGGATCTCGAGGACGTGGTTAATTACGTTAACGTTATCAAACTGCAATTCTATCAGTTTTTGAGCTCCTCCTgccctttttttaatttcaaaattctccAATACTAACTTTTCCTGTATAAAGTATACTTATGAGGCAATCTGCAAACTCCAATATTGCTTActcctttttaattattatgacAAATACCTGAATGTAGATATTAAATATCCGTCTTCCAAGACTCGTATATGTCTTGTCATTTGTAAATCGTACCTCCATGAAATGAATCTTCACTGTGTAGTTTCCATTTTCCAAGCATTGATGGAAATAAGTGAGCGAAATTGGACAACGACGTGCTGTTGAATATATCTGGGAAACGTTTGATGAAGGCAGCGAAAAAGAGTAACGTGTATTTTGGTAATCGTGATCATCCATGAAATCTCCAGTACTACTCAATCCCCAGTAGCTATTATAATCAACATATAATTTTGCCGTCCCTCCTTCAACATCTGCATCCCCATTGTATAAAATGTCGTTGTTGTCTATCACATTAGTCAAGTCATACCCACCGCAATTGATGAACCAACATCTTGAATCTGTcattaagaaaagagaaggtgAGAAAAACACCAGATCATCTCCAAGATTTTTATACATTAACActatgagatcctacatcggttggagaggggaacaaagtactccttataagggtgtggaaacctctccctaatagacgcgttttaaaaccgtgagactgatggcgatacgtaacgggacaaagcggataatatctgttaggggtgggcttgagctgttacaaatggtatcagagccagatactagctagtgtgccagcaaggacgctgggccccaagggaggtagattgtgagatcccatatcggttggagaggggaacaaagtacTCCTTATaagttgtggaaacctctccttaatagacgcattttaaaaccatgaagctgatggcgatacctaacgggccaaagcgaacaatatctgttagaggtggacttgggttgttacaaataatatcagagccagatactggcctatgtgccagcgaagaaGCTGGGctctcaaggggggtggattgtgagatcccacctcggttggataGGGGAACAAAGtactccttataagggtgtggaaacctctccctaatagacgtgttttaaaaccgtgaggctaacggtgatatgtaatggaccaaagcggacaatatccgTTTTAAAACCgaatggtgtgccaacgaggacgcaacccccaaggggggtggaatcccacatcagttagagaggggaacaaagtacTCCTATAAgcatgtggaaacctccctaAAAGACGTATttcaaaaccgtgaggctgatagcggtacgtaacgggctaaagcggacaatatctgttaccggtgggcttgggctgttacaaacaCATTTATTACTACTTACTAACTGTTAACGTAACTACAGTAGAaactatttactatttatgtcTTAGGATAAAAGCCACTGCTAAGGTTCACTATGTTCTctctataaatataaatatgagtAAATTACCGGTCAGCTTCT is drawn from Cucurbita pepo subsp. pepo cultivar mu-cu-16 chromosome LG09, ASM280686v2, whole genome shotgun sequence and contains these coding sequences:
- the LOC111801427 gene encoding probable LRR receptor-like serine/threonine-protein kinase RFK1 yields the protein MMVAKSFFVFIVLNLLRFADSRLPKEEVDALQQITRTLGAVYWKFNDESCAVEMFGLTENPQRGSSSKIVCDCLLEDNTLCHVIKIEFRRHNLPGVLPPEIVKLRYLKEIDFSYNYLHGNIPREWALLRVTSISLLVNRFSGEIPVELGNITTLAHLSLEANQFSGAIPSELGRLSNLETLVLSSNQLTGTLPTTFAGLGNLIDFRISDNNLTGTIPDFIQNWKLLYRLVLHGSGLQGPIPANISLLINLEDLRISDIRGPTQDFPELVNMTGLVQLVLRNCNIAGKIPPYLWTIQTMEMMDLSFNQLTGEVPEDIDLERIRFLFLTGNMLSGNIPDSILKDGTNVDLSFNNFTWQGPEQYVCRKNMNMNLNLYRSSSSSDSLRWESLPCLKDSICSKYSRCWFINCGGYDLTNVIDNNDILYNGDADVEGGTAKLYVDYNSYWGLSSTGDFMDDHDYQNTRYSFSLPSSNVSQIYSTARRCPISLTYFHQCLENGNYTVKIHFMEVRFTNDKTYTSLGRRIFNIYIQEKLVLENFEIKKRAGGAQKLIELQFDNVNVINHVLEIRFYWAGKGTTRIPDRGVYGPLVSAISVYSDLKYCSIFESGQMKTVAIFVRVGLLCLSIIIIVGFLHWKGTLQVFGQGKDDTDVAGIDVQTGIFTLKQIKAATNDFDSSNKIGEGGFGPVYKGQLADGTVVAIKQLSSKSKQGNREFLNEIGVISYLQHPNLVKLLGCCIEGDQLLLVYEHLENNCLARALFGPECSRLNLDWPSRLRICIGIAKGLAYLHEESSLKIVHRDIKATNVLLDGKLNPKISDFGLAKHDDEEKTHITTRVAGTIGYMAPEYALWGYLTHKADVYSFGVVALEVISGRSNNDYVPSDTCVCLLDWACHLQQSGNLVELVDEKLKSEINWYEARNMVKIALLCTHASPSIRPSMSEVVNMLEGRLEIPDLVLEPSSYNEDLRFKAMRDMRKEQQSQTPKAGQTQTSTTLTFESSPTSGNEFFDINPSSSSSLI